A stretch of the Gossypium hirsutum isolate 1008001.06 chromosome D07, Gossypium_hirsutum_v2.1, whole genome shotgun sequence genome encodes the following:
- the LOC107926358 gene encoding uncharacterized protein At3g27210 isoform X1: MGSCASVHKSSQESAMKVGLSLGSKTDNIIIPPSPVKDKSDAVNGDFTHNSHSFSTFKDLGSKDETFFDSRAYLDSDCDDDFLSVSGDFTPSRGNTPVHHNSISIGVPKIHKAIDEGSPGSCSEVSPGKKKKLVELFRDSVKEDQDVNELNTSINQDTANGKLECKPTVQDILPPKSANGTPYVSQANSRCSSERTANGDNLIFKEKSVRSAQRCLPSLVLCSSSSERRKKMSPATDVNYKP, translated from the exons ATGGGTTCATGTGCATCAGTACATAAAAGCTCTCAAGAGTCAGCCATGAAAGTTGGACTTTCTTTAGGGTCTAAAACAGACAATATCATCATCCCACCTTCACCTGTTAAAGATAAATCTGATGCTGTCAATGGTGATTTTACTCACAATTCTCATTCTTTCTCTACTTTTAAAGATTTAG GTAGTAAAGATGAAACTTTTTTTGATTCCAGAGCATATTTGGATTCGGATTGTGATGACGATTTCTTAAGTGTCAGTGGTG ATTTCACTCCATCTCGTGGTAATACCCCTGTTCACCATAATAGCATCTCTATTGGGGTACCTAAAATTCACAAGGCCATTGATGAAGGATCTCCTGGCTCATGTTCGGAAGTGTCCCCaggaaagaaaaagaagctaGTCGAACTATTCCGTGACAGTGTTAAAGAAGACCAAGATGTTAATGAGCTAAATACCTCGATCAACCAGGACACTGCCAACGGAAAGCTTGAATGCAAACCTACAGTCCAAGACATACTACCTCCAAAATCTGCCAACGGTACCCCTTATGTCTCTCAAGCTAACTCTCGGTGCAGTAGTGAAAGGACGGCGAATGGAGATAACCTTATATTCAAGGAGAAGTCTGTTAGGTCTGCACAACGTTGCCTTCCTAGCTTGGTTTTATGCAGTAGTTCTAGTGagaggaggaagaagatgagcccTGCAACAGATGTAAATTATAAGCCTTAA
- the LOC107926358 gene encoding uncharacterized protein At3g27210 isoform X2, whose protein sequence is MGSCASVHKSSQESAMKVGLSLGSKTDNIIIPPSPVKDKSDAVNGSKDETFFDSRAYLDSDCDDDFLSVSGDFTPSRGNTPVHHNSISIGVPKIHKAIDEGSPGSCSEVSPGKKKKLVELFRDSVKEDQDVNELNTSINQDTANGKLECKPTVQDILPPKSANGTPYVSQANSRCSSERTANGDNLIFKEKSVRSAQRCLPSLVLCSSSSERRKKMSPATDVNYKP, encoded by the exons ATGGGTTCATGTGCATCAGTACATAAAAGCTCTCAAGAGTCAGCCATGAAAGTTGGACTTTCTTTAGGGTCTAAAACAGACAATATCATCATCCCACCTTCACCTGTTAAAGATAAATCTGATGCTGTCAATG GTAGTAAAGATGAAACTTTTTTTGATTCCAGAGCATATTTGGATTCGGATTGTGATGACGATTTCTTAAGTGTCAGTGGTG ATTTCACTCCATCTCGTGGTAATACCCCTGTTCACCATAATAGCATCTCTATTGGGGTACCTAAAATTCACAAGGCCATTGATGAAGGATCTCCTGGCTCATGTTCGGAAGTGTCCCCaggaaagaaaaagaagctaGTCGAACTATTCCGTGACAGTGTTAAAGAAGACCAAGATGTTAATGAGCTAAATACCTCGATCAACCAGGACACTGCCAACGGAAAGCTTGAATGCAAACCTACAGTCCAAGACATACTACCTCCAAAATCTGCCAACGGTACCCCTTATGTCTCTCAAGCTAACTCTCGGTGCAGTAGTGAAAGGACGGCGAATGGAGATAACCTTATATTCAAGGAGAAGTCTGTTAGGTCTGCACAACGTTGCCTTCCTAGCTTGGTTTTATGCAGTAGTTCTAGTGagaggaggaagaagatgagcccTGCAACAGATGTAAATTATAAGCCTTAA
- the LOC107926443 gene encoding mavicyanin encodes MSLMEGMCKIFFVLIIVLPLIAKQVSATQHVVGGSQGWEESVDLNSWASAQTFKVGDQLVFKYSSGLHSVVELGSETAYKNCDLGTSLNSKNTGNDVVKLNKVGTRYFACGTLGHCDQGMKMKITTVAGNAPSTPASDSDTSAAAFFPRSFPTFLLLSPLLILYFLL; translated from the exons ATGAGCTTAATGGAGGGTATGTGTAAAATTTTCTTTGTATTAATTATTGTGCTGCCATTGATAGCAAAACAAGTCTCTGCAACTCAACATGTAGTTGGAGGTAGCCAAGGTTGGGAAGAATCAGTAGACCTTAATTCATGGGCTTCGGCTCAAACATTCAAAGTCGGAGACCAACTTG TTTTCAAGTACTCATCAGGGTTACACAGTGTAGTTGAGCTTGGAAGCGAGACAGCTTACAAAAACTGCGACCTGGGAACATCATTGAATTCTAAAAATACAGGCAACGATGTGGTGAAACTCAACAAAGTGGGCACTCGTTATTTCGCTTGTGGAACATTAGGCCATTGCGATCAGGGCATGAAGATGAAGATCACTACGGTCGCCGGCAATGCTCCTTCCACACCGGCCTCCGATTCTGATACTTCGGCGGCGGCTTTTTTTCCACGATCTTTTCCTACATTTCTTCTCCTTTCTCCATTGTTAATCCTTTATTTTCTGCTTTAA
- the LOC107926510 gene encoding uridine kinase-like protein 1, chloroplastic has translation MSEGSISIVYAMEKASGPHFSGFRTPTATSVSSTTFSDANVPREPFVIGVSGGTASGKTTVCDMIIQQLHDHRVVLVNQDSFYRGLNSEELKRVHEYNFDHPDAFDTEQLLECIKKLKIGHSVQVPVYDFKLHRRSSDSFRQVNASDVIILEGILVFHDQRVRNLMNMKIFVDADADVRLARRIRRDTVERGRDVNSVLEQYAKFVKPAFDDFVLPSKKYADVIIPRGGDNHVAIDLIVQHIRTKLGQHDLCKIYPNVYVIQSTFQIRGMHTLIRDRDISKHDFVFYSDRLIRLVVEHGLGHLPFTEKQVVTPTATVYTGVDFCKKLCGVSIVRSGESMENALRACCKGIKIGKILIHREGDDGKQLIYEKLPTDISERHVLLLDPVLATGNSANQAIELLIQKGVPQSHIIFLNLISAPEGIHCVCKRYPSLKIVTSEIDVALNEEFRVIPGMGEFGDRYFGTDD, from the exons ATGTCGGAGGGGTCGATCTCTATAGTGTACGCTATGGAGAAGGCATCGGGACCTCACTTCTCCGGCTTCCGTACTCCGACCGCCACCTCTGTCTCCTCCACCACCTTTTCCGACGCCAATGTTCCTCGTGAGCCCTTCGTCATTG GGGTTTCAGGAGGTACGGCTTCTGGTAAAACGACAGTCTGTGACATGATCATCCAACAGCTTCACGATCACCGCGTTGTTCTTGTAAATCAG GATTCCTTTTACCGTGGTTTAAATTCAGAAGAGTTAAAACGCGTTCACGAGTATAATTTTGATCATCCTG ATGCTTTTGATACTGAACAGCTTTTGGAGTGTATTAAGAAGCTTAAAATTGGGCACTCGGTTCAAGTCCCAGTTTATGATTTTAAGCTTCATCGTCGGTCTTCTGATAGTTTTCGACAG GTGAATGCTTCTGATGTCATAATTTTGGAAGGAATTCTTGTTTTCCATGACCAGCGTGTGAGGAACCTAATGAATATGAAGATTTTTGTCGATGCAG ATGCTGATGTGAGGCTTGCTCGTAGAATAAGACGAGATACAGTTGAGAGGGGTAGGGATGTAAATTCTGTTCTTGAACAA TATGCAAAGTTTGTCAAGCCTGcatttgatgattttgtgttgCCATCGAAAAAGTATGCTGATGTCATTATCCCTCGAGGAGGTGATAATCATGTTGCCATTGATTTGATTGTGCAACATATCCGCACTAAGCTCGGTCAGCATGATCTCTGCAAAATATATCCCAATGTATATGTAATTCAGTCAACATTTCAG ATTAGAGGAATGCATACTCTGATTAGAGACCGGGACATTTCTAAACATGATTTTGTCTTCTATTCTGATCGGCTTATTCGTCTG GTGGTAGAGCATGGTCTTGGACATCTGCCGTTCACTGAGAAGCAAGTAGTAACACCGACAG CAACGGTATATACTGGGGTTGATTTTTGCAAAAAGTTGTGCGGCGTTTCCATTGTCCGAAG TGGTGAAAGCATGGAAAACGCATTACGTGCATGTTGCAAAGGaataaaaattggaaaaattttgattcaTCGTGAGGGAGATGATGGGAAACAG CTTATATATGAGAAGCTTCCCACGGATATTTCAGAACGCCATGTTCTTCTTCTCGATCCAGTTCTTGCTACAG GGAACTCGGCTAACCAAGCCATCGAACTACTCATACAAAAAGGAGTTCCACAATCTCACATTATATTCCTAAACCTCATCTCC GCACCTGAAGGAATCCATTGTGTTTGCAAACGGTACCCCTCACTGAAAATTGTTACTTCAGAAATTGATGTTGCACTAAATGAGGAATTTCGTGTCATACCAGGCATGGGTGAGTTTGGTGATCGTTACTTCGGCACCGATGACTGA
- the LOC107926509 gene encoding chloride channel protein CLC-b yields the protein MEDDSNHFSKPETPNTMKAEAEAEERDPESNSSLSEPLLKRNRTLSSNPLALVGATVSHIESLDYEINENDLFKHDWRSRSKVQVLQYIFLKWTLAFLVGLLTGLIATLINLAIENIAGYKFLAIVGFIKEERYLSGLVFFTGVNFVLTLVAAVLCVCFAPTAAGPGIPEIKAYLNGVDTPDMFGATTLLVKIVGSIGAVSAGLDLGKEGPLVHIGSCIASLLGQGGPDNYRLKWRWLRYFNNDRDRRDIITAGCSSGVCAAFRSPVGGVLFALEEVATWWRSALLWRTFFSTAVVVVVLRAFIQICNSGNCGLFGTGGLIIFDVSDVKVSYQAMDIIPVIIIGIIGGLLGSLYNHLLHKILWLYNLINQKGKLHKLLLALSVSLFTSVCQYCLPFLAQCKACDPSFPEVCPTNDRSGNFKQFNCPDGYYNDLATLLLTTNDDAVRNIFSSNTPSEFQYTSILIFFTLYCILGLFTFGIAVPSGLFLPIILMGSGYGRLLSMLLGSYTNLDQGLYAVLGAASLMAGSMRMTVSVCVIFLELTNNLLLLPMTMIVLLIAKTVGDSFNPSIYEIILELKGLPFLDANPEPWMRNLTVGELANAKSPAVTLSGVEKVSRIVDVLKNTTHNAFPIVDQDVLVPGTVVTGATELHGLILRAHLVQALKKKWFLAEKRRTEDWEVQEKFNWVELSERELKIEQVAVTHDKMEMYMDLHPLTNTTPYTVVESMSVAKAMVFFRQVGLRHMLIVPKYQGAGVPAVVGILTRQDLRAYNILTVFPHLATHKEQQKHK from the exons ATGGAGGATGATTCAAACCATTTCTCAAAACCAGAAACTCCCAACACCATGAAAGCTGAAGCTGAAGCAGAAGAAAGAGACCCTGAAAGTAATTCTTCTCTAAGTGAACCACTTTTGAAGAGAAACAGAACCCTTTCTAGCAATCCATTAGCCTTGGTTGGAGCCACTGTCTCCCATATTGAAAGCTTGGATTATGA GATAAACGAGAATGATCTTTTCAAGCATGATTGGAGAAGCAGATCCAAAGTTCAAGTCCTTCAATACATATTCTTGAAATGGACTCTAGCTTTCCTTGTTGGATTGTTAACAGGATTAATTGCCACTCTTATCAATCTTGCTATTGAAAACATTGCTGGTTACAAGTTTCTTGCCATTGTTGGTTTCATCAAAGAGGAAAG GTATTTATCAGGGTTGGTGTTTTTCACTGGTGTGAATTTTGTGTTGACCTTGGTTGCTGCagttttgtgtgtgtgttttgcCCCAACTGCAGCTGGTCCTGGTATCCCTGAAATCAAGGCTTATCTTAATGGAGTTGACACTCCTGACATGTTTGGTGCTACAACATTACTTGTCAAG ATTGTTGGTAGCATTGGAGCAGTTTCTGCTGGTCTAGATCTTGGGAAAGAAGGGCCTTTAGTACACATTGGGAGTTGCATTGCTTCATTACTGGGACAAGGAGGGCCTGATAATTACCGTCTTAAGTGGCGTTGGCTTCGTTACTTCAACAACGATCGTGACCGTAGAGATATTATCACCGCCGGTTGTTCCTCGGGTGTTTGTGCAGCTTTCCGTTCTCCAGTGGGAGGTGTTTTATTTGCTCTCGAAGAGGTTGCGACATGGTGGAGGAGTGCCCTTTTGTGGAGAACTTTCTTTAGTACAGCAGTTGTAGTGGTGGTGCTTAGAGCATTCATTCAAATCTGCAACTCCGGGAATTGCGGCCTTTTCGGGACCGGAGGGTTAATCATATTCGATGTTAGTGATGTTAAAGTCAGCTACCAAGCTATGGATATAATCCCTGTGATAATCATTGGAATCATTGGTGGACTTTTAGGAAGCTTGTATAATCATCTTTTGCATAAGATCCTTTGGCTTTACAATCTCATTAACCA GAAAGGGAAGTTGCATAAACTACTTCTAGCCCTCAGTGTGTCTCTCTTTACTTCGGTTTGCCAATATTGTCTCCCGTTTTTAGCCCAATGCAAAGCTTGTGATCCCTCTTTTCCGGAGGTTTGTCCTACGAATGATCGGTCTGGGAACTTCAAACAGTTCAACTGTCCGGATGGCTACTACAATGATCTAGCTACCCTTCTCTTAACAACGAATGACGATGCCGTTCGAAACATTTTCTCGAGCAACACTCCTTCTGAATTCCAATATACCTCAATCTTGATCTTTTTCACACTTTATTGTATCTTGGGACTCTTTACTTTCGGCATTGCAGTTCCTTCGGGTCTCTTCCTCCCTATCATCCTAATGGGCTCGGGTTACGGTCGACTTCTTAGTATGCTTTTAGGATCATATACGAACTTAGATCAAGGGCTTTATGCTGTCCTCGGTGCAGCCTCTTTGATGGCTGGCTCGATGAGGATGACCGTATCGGTTTGTGTGATCTTCCTTGAGCTTACAAATAACCTTCTTTTGTTACCGATGACAATGATAGTCCTTCTCATTGCGAAAACCGTCGGTGACAGTTTCAATCCTAGCATCTACGAGATTATACTTGAACTTAAAGGTCTTCCTTTCTTGGATGCAAATCCTGAACCGTGGATGAGAAATCTCACCGTTGGCGAACTCGCAAATGCCAAGTCACCTGCGGTCACTCTTTCCGGGGTCGAGAAAGTGTCTCGGATCGTCGATGTACTGAAAAACACTACGCATAACGCATTCCCCATTGTTGATCAAGATGTGCTGGTGCCAGGCACTGTGGTCACTGGTGCAACAGAATTGCATGGACTGATCCTTAGAGCTCACTTGGTTCAAGCCTTGAAGAAAAAATGGTTCCTAGCCGAGAAACGACGAACCGAGGATTGGGAAGTTCAGGAGAAATTCAACTGGGTCGAATTATCCGAAAGGGAACTAAAGATCGAACAGGTTGCCGTGACACATGACAAAATGGAAATGTATATGGATTTGCATCCCCTCACCAACACGACACCTTACACAGTAGTGGAAAGCATGTCAGTGGCTAAAGCCATGGTTTTCTTCAGGCAAGTCGGACTCCGGCATATGCTTATCGTGCCAAAATATCAAGGAGCAGGG GTGCCTGCTGTAGTTGGGATCTTGACAAGGCAAGACTTGAGGGCATACAACATTTTGACTGTTTTTCCTCATTTGGCAACCCACAAAGAGCagcaaaaacataaataa